TATTATATGGTTGATGCTAAAGTAGATGCAACATTATGGTGGGTATTGCTTGGGATTTTTCTTTTAGCTAGTGGCTCTGCTGCTTTAAATCAATATCAAGAGCATGAGCATGATGCTAAAATGGATAGAACTAGAAATCGTCCAATACCATCTGGAGCTTTATCTCCAACACATGGTTTACTTGTGGCGCTTATTCTTTCTGGAACTGGCTCGTTTTTACTCTTTTGGGCTTCTGGAATTGAAGCTATGCAACTAGGATTATTAGCATTAATATGGTATAATGCTTTCTACACACCTTTAAAAAGGAAATCTGCCTTTGCAGTAGTGCCAGGTTCTGTTATTGGTGCTATTCCGCCGATGGTTGGTTATGTGGCTGCGGGAGGTTCTTTATTAGACCCTCAAATCTTAGCTTTTGGTTTCTTTATGTTTATGTGGCAGATTCCTCATTTCTGGCTATTGGTCATGAAAAATGGAGCAGATTATAGTAAAGCTGGTTTTCCAACCATCTCAGATATATATAATGAGAATCAATTGAAAGGAATTACCTATGTGTGGACAGCAGCCACAGTGGTGAGTAGTTTATTACTTCCTTTGATGCACGTTTTCAATAGTGTAACATTAATGATATTATTAACGTTCTCCTTAGTCGTGATGTTAGTTGCATTTTCTAGAATATTCAAAGAAGAATATTCTAGAAAATTAATCTTCAAATACTTTATGGGGATTAATGTATACCTCTTGTTTATTCTAGGATTGATTATTGCTGGAGTGGCGTAGTAAACAAAAAAAATAAAACAAAAAACCATGGCCATTGTCATGGTTTTTTTGTTTTTATATTATTCCTTAACTTGCGTATTATTTTCACCATTCCACAATTATATGAAACCTGTAAATCTGATAATTCTATATTTGACCATCTTTGCTATTGGTATGCTCACAAATTCTATTTTTGCTCAAGTACTTTTTGTTAATATCGATGTTGAGCCAATAGATGCCGAAGTGTATATTGATAATCAATTATGCCATCCTCAAAATGGTCCTCTAGAACTTACTAAAGATAAGCACATACTTAAAATTGAAAAAGAAGGCTATTTCACCATAGAAGAAGAAATTAAAGTAACCAAGAAGAGTGTTTATTTTAATTATTCCCTTATTCAAAATCCTGACGTAGTCATTATTCGAAGCACCGAAAATGCGAAAGGCTATTTACGATTAAAAACAGATTCTGATGCTTCAATATTGATTAATGACTCCCTATACAGCAGTTTTAACATCTTAGCGTTTGAAAAACAAGAATTGAATATTAAAGCTTGGAAGAAAGGTACTGATACAATAGCAAAGTATATTGAGATAATTGAAGGAGATACTCTCACATTAGAACTTTTCCCTAAAAAACAACTAAGCCTTGAGAATCTAAATTTAGAAATGGTTTTGGTGCAAGGGGGTGGTTTTATCATGGGATGTGAAGGAAGTAAAGAAAATGCTCAATTACATTCGGTAGAATTAGATGATTTTTATATTGGTAAATATGAAGTTACTCAGTTTCAATGGGAAATGGTAATGGGAACGAATCCTAGCCAATCCACAGGTGATAGACTTCCAGTTGAAAATGTGAGTTGGGAGGATGTGCAAAAATTCCTCAAATTACTAAATGGCTTAACTCAAAAAAAATACAGGCTACCTACAGAATCGGAATGGGAGTACGCTGCCAGAGGAGGCCATAAATTGAGTTCAGTACCTTTTAAATATAGTGGTGGAAATTCCATCAACAATTATGCTTGGTACTGGAGAAACTCTGGTGACAGCATTTTGACAACAAGGTTTAGTAATGAGCAATTAAAAGATAATAATTGTAAGGCAAAACAGGTAGGAGAGTTGGATGCTAATCAATTAGGAATTCACGATATGTCGGGGAATGTATGGGAATGGTGCAGTGATTGGTATGCAGCTGGGTATTATAAAGAATCTCCATTGAAGAATCCCCAAGGGCCTGAGACAGGAAAAACTCGAGTTTGTCGTGGGGGAGGCTATACTAGCAAAGCGAGCTTCTGCAGGAATGGTTTTCGCTTTTCTTTTCCACCCACACAATCGTATGACTATTTAGGCTTTCGACTGGTTTTGGAGAAATAGTTAACCTATAAATGATACAATTGGTATTATTAGAACATTCATTACCAAAAGGCATATAAATTCTCATTCTAAAGCAAGTTTTAAACAAACTTAAGCAATTCGTTATTTATCTAAAGTCTATCAAATTACATTCTGCATTCTAGTTCTTACCCCCTATAAGAGGCAAGCCTGATTTTGCAATCACTAAAGCTATCTTTAGTAACTATTTGACTACAGCTTTAATACCAATTATATTACCATATTACTGATATATTTTGTGTATTTGAAGAAAGGGAAAACGAGCAGAAATATTAATTACAGAGAGTTTATCAAAGCTAAACTACAAGTATAAAAAGTGTAAAAATTACCGTAAGAGGCTGCGAATAATGAGCCTAATCCCAACCAAAAAGAAGAAGTATAAATCAAGAGAAGAATTATCAGATTTTTTAGGACTAAGCCCTAAGACATTGTATAGTTGAACTATGGTGTATAAAGAATTTGGGATAGAAAAAATGTTGGTCATTTCAAATGGCGGAAAGCGCAGAGAAGTTGTTCCCAGTCATATTCAAAAAGATTTAGAGGCAAAATTGAATAATAGCACCGATCCCTTGCTAAATTACAAGGGTGCCGTTGAATGGGTGAAAAATGAATTCAATATTGAATTGAAATACAATATATTTAGGATGTATTTGATTAGGAATTTTCGGAGTAAGCTTAAATCTCCAAGAAAATCTCATTATAAAAAAAATGATCAGGCCACTAAGGCCTTTAAAAAAACTACCAGCCTTACTAAATGATATTAGAATAAGTCTAAATAAAGATAGATCTGATTCTGTTAATCTTTACTTTCAAGACGAGAGTAAGTTTGGTTTAATGACCCATGTAGGAAGATGCTTCACAGCAAAAGGAATTAAGTCAATAATAAAATATCAACATGCCTTTAAAAATACATATTTATACGGAAGATTTTCATCGATAGGTGGAGGCTATTTTATTTATGAGATAGAAGGAACCACTAGTGAGATATTCTATAATTATTTACTTGAATTCTCGAAGTACAAATCTAAAGAACTAAAGATCATAATTATCGATAATGCAGGATTCCACTCTTTAAAACAATACGATACTCCAGATAATATAAAATTGATTAGAATTCCGCCCTATACACCTGAACTAAACCCTTCAGAAAAGATGTGGGCCTATATCAAACAATTCTATAAAAATAAAGTCTTTAATAATCTCGATAATACTAAAAAATGGTTGTATGATTTTGTTAAGAATAATATCAACAACATCAATGTAAAAAGCATAATGCACACCGACTTATATAATGATGCATTTGTCGGGTGTTTGATATTTAATTGGTATAAAGTGAAAGACGAAACATTGCTCAACCAAACTGGATTATAGGTTCAATATTTTAATTAAGGAAGTAAATACTCTCCTAATTCTCAGTTATAGGTGGATGAACCTTTATTTTGTATTTTTTTTCTTAGAATATTTAAAGGTTATTAGTTGTTTTTCAAAAAAAAGAGTTTTACGATGCTAACTTTTGCTATCCTAAGTTTCTAGCTTTACTTTTAATCAGCATCATGTTCAAAGCTTTTAGGTTCAATATGAATGGTGGTTATCATATTCATTAAATCTTTTATTTTATTCTCAATTTTAGTTGCAATTAAATGGGCATCCCAAACACTCATATTATTGTCCACTTTTATATGAAAAGTGAGCTCTTGACTGCTCACATAATTATGAATATGAAAGTGATGAGCATAATAATTCTTATTATCAATTTCTTTTATTATTTGCTCAATTTTCGTTATCAATTCTTCGCTTGGCGTTTCTCCTAATAATTTGTTTATAGCGTCTTTAATAATTTCATAGGCGGCATAAAAAAGCATACCTGCAATGATGATGCCTAAAACGCTGTCGATCCACCAAAATCGATCTGCAAAAAATATACCAATAAGAACGACTACAGAAGATAATGCATCTGTGCGGTGATGCCAGCCATCGGCTTTTACAGAGAGATTGTTTGTTTTTTTAGCCACATAGAATGCATATTGAGCCAAAC
The DNA window shown above is from Lentimicrobium sp. L6 and carries:
- a CDS encoding transposase, whose amino-acid sequence is MIRPLRPLKKLPALLNDIRISLNKDRSDSVNLYFQDESKFGLMTHVGRCFTAKGIKSIIKYQHAFKNTYLYGRFSSIGGGYFIYEIEGTTSEIFYNYLLEFSKYKSKELKIIIIDNAGFHSLKQYDTPDNIKLIRIPPYTPELNPSEKMWAYIKQFYKNKVFNNLDNTKKWLYDFVKNNINNINVKSIMHTDLYNDAFVGCLIFNWYKVKDETLLNQTGL
- a CDS encoding cation diffusion facilitator family transporter, with protein sequence MDKNKAGYLEGIISILVNTGLFGLKLWAGIVSGSIALTADAWHTLSDSMSSIIVILGIKLSSKKADKDHPFGHGRWEQIAAIFIGFLLALIAFDFFKDSIFQFNTKESANFGTLAIVVTIISIVLKEGLAQYAFYVAKKTNNLSVKADGWHHRTDALSSVVVLIGIFFADRFWWIDSVLGIIIAGMLFYAAYEIIKDAINKLLGETPSEELITKIEQIIKEIDNKNYYAHHFHIHNYVSSQELTFHIKVDNNMSVWDAHLIATKIENKIKDLMNMITTIHIEPKSFEHDAD
- a CDS encoding protoheme IX farnesyltransferase, encoding MKKYLKLYMELAKVRITFAVTLTTFVGYYMVDAKVDATLWWVLLGIFLLASGSAALNQYQEHEHDAKMDRTRNRPIPSGALSPTHGLLVALILSGTGSFLLFWASGIEAMQLGLLALIWYNAFYTPLKRKSAFAVVPGSVIGAIPPMVGYVAAGGSLLDPQILAFGFFMFMWQIPHFWLLVMKNGADYSKAGFPTISDIYNENQLKGITYVWTAATVVSSLLLPLMHVFNSVTLMILLTFSLVVMLVAFSRIFKEEYSRKLIFKYFMGINVYLLFILGLIIAGVA
- a CDS encoding formylglycine-generating enzyme family protein, whose amino-acid sequence is MKPVNLIILYLTIFAIGMLTNSIFAQVLFVNIDVEPIDAEVYIDNQLCHPQNGPLELTKDKHILKIEKEGYFTIEEEIKVTKKSVYFNYSLIQNPDVVIIRSTENAKGYLRLKTDSDASILINDSLYSSFNILAFEKQELNIKAWKKGTDTIAKYIEIIEGDTLTLELFPKKQLSLENLNLEMVLVQGGGFIMGCEGSKENAQLHSVELDDFYIGKYEVTQFQWEMVMGTNPSQSTGDRLPVENVSWEDVQKFLKLLNGLTQKKYRLPTESEWEYAARGGHKLSSVPFKYSGGNSINNYAWYWRNSGDSILTTRFSNEQLKDNNCKAKQVGELDANQLGIHDMSGNVWEWCSDWYAAGYYKESPLKNPQGPETGKTRVCRGGGYTSKASFCRNGFRFSFPPTQSYDYLGFRLVLEK